In the Anastrepha obliqua isolate idAnaObli1 chromosome 1, idAnaObli1_1.0, whole genome shotgun sequence genome, one interval contains:
- the LOC129239643 gene encoding sodium-independent sulfate anion transporter: protein MSQVKDEDDIYHEKLPNVCDAVKKSAKNCCTPATAKKFLPIINWLPKYEWKFLIQDFVAGLTVGLTAIPQAIAYGTIAGLNPQYGLYSAFMGCFIYIIFGTCKDVTVGPTAIMALMVQTNVAGSADYAVLLCFLSGIVILLMGILNLGVLVQFISIPVTTGFTMAAVITIASGQINNLFGIPSSSNEFIESWVNFFTHLNKIRRNDAILGVVTLIVLILMRKVKDIPCSCKMLTQYISLSRNALAVIIGIILCYTLSDDNWLAFTVSGEIVPGIPSFKLPPFHTAVNGTYVGFGEMVQELGASLASIPLISVLESIAVAKAFSMGQIVNASQEMIALGIANIMSSFVSSMPITGSFTRTAINNASGVKTTLGGAFTGIVVLMTLAFLTKTFYYIPKATLAAIIIAAMLFMVEYERIGEIWHSKKLDMVPFLVTLLVCVFWTLEYGMVCGMGVNMLFILYKSARPKIVITTEKLQKDIEIAVVDVHENLTYSSAEYLKSKVVKYVATYGQSIDMVVIRGEQIYTIDSTVALNILGLKKDLAALNCELVCWNWQISSAGVVCRLHHDARSMFKFSKTLQEIVTGEIQESTTTIQSDCNSTTIPL from the exons ATGTCACAAGTCAAAG acgaagatgacatcTACCACGAAAAATTACCGAATGTTTGTGATGCCGTCAAGAAATCGGCGAAAAATTGTTGCACGCCAGCCACAGCAAAGAAGTTCCTTCCGATCATAAACTGGTTGCCCAAGTATGAATGGAAATTTCTTATACAAGATTTTGTAGCGGGTCTAACAGTGGGCCTTACCGCCATACCACAAGCGATAGCGTATGGCACAATAGCGGGACTAAACCCACAATATGGTTTATATTCGGCATTCATgggttgttttatttacatcatatttggcacttgcaAGGATGTTACCGTTG GTCCCACCGCTATTATGGCGCTCATGGTGCAAACAAATGTAGCCGGCAGTGCCGATTATGCAGTGTTACTCTGCTTTCTATCTGGTATTGTCATACTGCTAATGGGTATCCTAAATTTGGGCGTCCTCGTACAATTTATATCGATACCAGTGACGACAGGCTTCACCATGGCTGCAGTAATAACAATAGCCAGTGGACAAATTAATAACCTGTTTGGTATACCAa GTTCTTCCAATGAATTCATCGAGTCGTGGGTCAATTTCTTcacacatttaaataaaatccgaCGTAATGATGCTATACTGGGCGTAGTAACATTAATTGTGTTGATACTTATGCGA AAAGTCAAAGACATACCCTGTTCGTGCAAAATGCTGACCCAGTACATCTCATTATCTCGAAATGCGCTGGCAGTCATTATAGGAATTATACTATGTTACACGCTCAGTGACGACAATTGGTTGGCGTTTACCGTGAGCGGCGAAATTGTACCAGGCATTCCATCATTTAAGTTGCCACCTTTTCATACCGCAGTGAATGGCACATATGTTGGTTTTGGCGAGATGGTACAGGAACTGGGCGCCTCGCTGGCATCGATACCTCTAATTTCGGTGCTCGAGAGTATTGCTGTGGCAAAAGCATTTT CAATGGGACAAATTGTGAATGCCTCACAGGAAATGATAGCACTGGGTATCGCCAATATTATGAGCAGTTTTGTCTCATCTATGCCTATTACAGGCTCATTTACGCGTACAGCAATCAATAATGCGAGCGGTGTTAAAACTACACTTGGCGGTGCTTTCACCGGCATTGTGGTTTTGATGACTTTGGCGTTTCttacaaaaactttttattacatACCGAAAGCCACGCTGGCTGCCATTATAATTGCCGCCATGTTATTCATGGTGGAGTATGAAAGAATTGGCGAAATTTGGCACTCAAAAA AGTTGGATATGGTCCCTTTTCTAGTTACACTGCTTGTTTGTGTGTTTTGGACACTGGAATATGGTATGGTTTGTGGCATGGGCGTGAATATGTTGTTCATTTTGTACAAAAGCGCCAGGCCTAAAATAGTCATTACAACGGAAAAG TTGCAAAAAGACATTGAAATCGCTGTTGTGGATGTGCACGAAAACTTAACCTACTCCTCGGCGGaatatctgaaatcaaaagttGTGAAATACGTGGCTACGTATGGGCAGAGCATCGATATGGTAGTAATAAGGGGAGAGCAAATATACACAATTGATTCTACTGTTGCGCTG AATATTCTTGGGTTGAAAAAAGACTTGGCTGCTCTAAATTGTGAATTGGTGTGCTGGAATTGGCAAATATCTTCGGCTGGCGTCGTTTGTCGCTTGCATCACGACGCGCGCAGCATGTTCAAATTTAGCAAAACTCTACAGGAGATTGTGACGGGAGAAATACAAGAgagtacaacaacaatacaaagTGATTGTAACTCAACTACAATACCGTTATAG